One stretch of Armigeres subalbatus isolate Guangzhou_Male chromosome 2, GZ_Asu_2, whole genome shotgun sequence DNA includes these proteins:
- the LOC134217033 gene encoding uncharacterized protein LOC134217033, which translates to MTKSIRYVISLQLYCIVQAAVTIVIDEEIHECGGGVPLPYVDISEVQIITQEDGTITVNGTTRFSEDYESPTKWKMYSKRMQRGQWVSGVVSREVWNLCPLLLSPTELWFPLMVKMQKNSCPFLKGYEEHMDMINLGNPGILLKIPPEFIGEWQMYHEFTTTRRGLSVKECFMSPISIMEV; encoded by the exons atgacaaagaGTATAAGATACGTGATATCTCTGCAGCTATATTGTATCGTCCAG GCAGCGGTGACGATCGTCATAGACGAAGAAATTCACGAGTGTGGCGGTGGTGTTCCTCTGCCGTATGTCGACATATCCGAGGTACAAATTATAACCCAAGAGGACGGGACGATTACCGTGAATGGGACCACACGCTTCAGCGAAGACTACGAAAGTCCGACTAAG TGGAAGATGTACAGCAAACGGATGCAACGCGGCCAATGGGTATCGGGTGTTGTGAGTCGGGAGGTATGGAATCTGTGTCCGTTGCTGCTGTCGCCCACGGAGTTGTGGTTCCCTCTGATGGTGAAAATGCAGAAAAACAGTTGTCCTTTTTTGAAGGGG TACGAAGAACACATGGATATGATTAATCTGGGGAATCCCGGaatccttttgaaaattcctccagaatttatcGGAGAGTGGCAGATGTATCACGAGTTTACTACTACCCGGCGAGGTCTATCAGTGAAAGAGTGCTTTATGTCTCCGATTTCCATCATGGAAGTGTag